From the genome of Chionomys nivalis chromosome 9, mChiNiv1.1, whole genome shotgun sequence:
aattttgtttttaaattttgtcacGATTGGGAAACCttctttgctctttttgtttAAGCTCTTCTAACTCTTGCTCTTCCAACCCTCTATTACATTCTTCTCCACACCTCaccatcttcctctcttttctttaatCTCTGAGTATGTTTCTGAGAACACTTCCAGAAACAATTTGATCATGGCCTAGTCAGTGAAGCGATCCTTTAATGATTTTGTAATGTGATGGCATTATTGGGAACTAGTGAAAGGTAGGAGGTGGGGGCCTAGTAGAATGTGATAGATCCTTAGAGGGCTAGCTCACTCGCCCTCGCCTCTTCCAGtactcctttctctgcttcctgtccgcaatagaaaaagaaagcctCCATCACACATGCCCTCTGCCAGGATGCTCTGCCCAAGTGAAGAGACCAAGTGATCCTGGTttgaaccctctgaaaccatatgCCAGTATAAGTCTGTTAACTTGTTTCATTCAGGTATTTGGCCacataatgaaaacaataacTACTACGAACCACTTTCACTTGGCATGCTATTATTTGCTGCCAAAGCCAGACTGATACACAGCATTGTTTTTCCCTGTTTGTCTAACTGCCACAACTGTCCTTATCTGGGTACAAAAAGCACTGAGCCTCTGCGCGCCTGCCTGTCAACTCGAGCCTCATCCACCCGCGCTCGGCGCAGAGCCACAGCCGCGGAAGTGACCCGGCCACCGGCCGGCCCCGCCCCGCACGATCCTCCAATCGCAGCGCCTCGAGGAGGCCCCGGGGCCAACCGCCAGGCGCCCATTTCCTGTTATCCCGCCCTCTCTGGTTGGCGAATTTCAAAGTCGCGGAGCCAATGGGAGCGTCCGGACGCGCGCCGGCGTTCTCGGTCCAGAACAGGGCGCgccctttgaagaaagaaactgtcgCAGTAGAGTCATGGTGGGACCGGGCCCTGCTGTCAGCGCAGCCGCGGGTAAGTGTGGTCGCCAGCCTCCCGCAGAAGCTTCCAGGACGCCCCCTGCCTGCTTCAGCCTGCCCCAGGCTCAGATAGGTTCAGGTCGCTGGACCCGGGTCACCCAGCAAGAGTGACGCGCCCCGCGGCCGCGTGTGGACACCCAGGCATTGCTGGTTATGGCCGGAACTTTGACAGGAGTCAGGAGGCCGATTCTGCCTCAGTCCGACTCCCTGCACCTCTGCAGACCGACTGCTAAAATGTGGGCCGAGGCTTAAGGATGTTGTGAACCCTGATCTCTGTGACCGGCCTGGAGCCCCACCCCCGTGGCACCTTCAAGATGCGTGCGCTGTCCGCTCCCCTGAGCTCATTTGTTGTTTTGTACCCCGGCCTAGGCGCTGCTTACTCAAGGGTTTAAAAATCTTGCTTTCAAATCCTGGCTTTACTGCCTATTAGTGGGTAAATTTAAGCATGTCATTTACCCTCTCAAACAGCAAAATACCTCATTGGATTATTGTGTTACTGTAAACAGTTTAGTAAAGAACTTGGCATCAAGCAGCTGCCGTTGGTGTTGGTATTAATTTGACAGCAAGCATAACAGGACCGGTGACTTTCTCAGAACCCCAATAGCTCCAGGAAAGTACCGTATTTTGGGAATATAAAGGGACTGGTTAAAATCTCACGTTAAGTTTCTGTTGTTCGTTTATGTTCACGTTTTGcagaagaaagatggagaaagCTCCAAGAGTACCTGGCAGCCAAGGGAAAGCTGAAGGATCCTAACACCAAGTGAGTTTGCCGCCCTcatcgtttttgttttgttgctccCGTTGCTAATAGCAATAAACGGTCCCAGCCCTTTTTGTTTCCGGTCTGTTTGACCTGCATGGTGATCCTGTAATAACATAGTTCAGTCCAGGCatgatttgaaaaagaaataaaagaacctGGGCAGTGTCTTGTCGGCAGAGGtttaagcattatttttttttttcctaatgccAAAGGAAGAAAGGATCTACAGCCTTACCTACCTCACTGGAAGTTTTTCtggttccttctttttttttctgggaaaactGGTTCCCAGCAAAGCAGTTTTTGATCAAGGAGCAAACTGGTTGCAGTGTTTGCTTACTAAAGCTGGAGCATTGGTTATAGTCGGTCCACAGGAGTGGCGCACCAACATCCTCCGGCTTGGTGGTGTCCTTTGATGCTCTCCCGGCATATACTTGAGGTGGACAGAACATAACCCCTTTATCCTTTTCTCTTGCTGGTGGCACCTTGCCATCTTTGTcctgttatttctctctcttgcttagCATATTTTCCTCCATTTggctgacgtgtgtgtgtgtgtgtgtgtgtgtgtgtgtgccccctaTTGCACTTCCCCGTTCCCTTAAGACAGGATCTCCCACTGTCTGAAGCATCCTGTTGAGGTTAAGCAGGCCAGCACTCTCCTCTGATCCACTCATTTCCACCCCTAGTGCCTAGGATCGTAGGCACACTCCTCATGCCCGATTTTTATGTGGCCGCAGGAGATGTGAACTAAGGTCCCATGAGCGCCGCAAGTACCCCTGAGCCACCTTCTTAGGTCCGGTGATTTTACCTTAGGTTTCTCCTCATCTCTACTTTTTTGATTAAATGAACCCAAATCATTTTCTCAGCAAATATTCATTTAGCACTATaatgtctctctcctccctccctcttttttccccctcgctcctcttcctcctcccctctcctgtgaATGGAACCCAGACTGGTCACATGCTGTACACCATCCACTCTAATACTGACATGCATTCCCCAGGCCTGTCAATCACTGTTGATGCAGGAAGATGCGGAACTCACTAAggcagagatgcccctgcctTCCTTGACTTAGGCTTGTCATGTTATCTTGAGGTTTGGTCCGAGGAGATGGAGTCCTTCTCAATTCTGCTCTATCTTTTATTTCGCTAGCTAGACTTTAGCTTCATGTCACGTCCTCACAGGTTCCAGAATCCACAGATATTCTGGTCCCTTCCATGAAATGGCTGTAGTGTTTGCTTATAACCCATGCAAATCCTTTTTTAGATTTGAAATCATCTGCAAATTACTTATGGTTCCCAGTACAATGGAATGCCAATGAAATAGTTTGGTTTAGTGAATAATAAGGAGGGAAAGTCTACATGTTCGGTATGAatgcagttttgtttttcatattttttaatcaaaGGTTAAAATCCTAAATGTGAAACCCATGATCTGGAGACTTGGTTATATACAAACCCCTCTTCCCTTCTGAAACACCAAAAATATATAGAACAAGGAAATTTCTTAACAAGGCAGTTAATCATCTTTTCTCTCCTATCTGGCCCTCGATATTCAAGAACTGATGCTCAAATAAGGCTGTAACTATGAAGAGACCACATATATTTCATTAATATTATTAGAATGCTACATTTGTACATAGGatatcctgaaagaaaaaaatcacaaaaggaaTTGTTAAGAGCGTCTGTGGTCTTTGGGGAGGGGAATATATGGCCAAGAAAGGGAGAGTAAGGTTACTTCTTATTAAATAatgattttgatttgttttaccCTATACAGAAATTCTATTGATTTACAATTCTAATCATAATGTTTAAATCACTGTTCTTTCCTAACTTTCCAGATTCTTCTGTGCcaagcattaattttattttcgtCTTTTATAGGCCTTATCTAAAAGCCAAGAATATCTGCCCCAAACCACCATCTTCTAAATATGTAAGTAAACAGCCCTATGAGAAGGTCGCTTGTGTAATTTAACCTTGAACCCAGAACTCTTTAGGATAAAGTATTGAACTAAGAAGCCTAAATCAAAATACCTTGTAAAACTCAAGGTCATAGGGCAACGTGACCACTGCAACTCCTATTGGGGTGGCTCACATTTCCAGAGGTTTATTTAGTCTGTTATCGTCACggtgtgacatggtggcacaccggcagacatggtgctggaggagcaggcaacaggaagtggtctgagacaccaggcatggcttaagcatatatgagaccttaaagcccacctccacagtgacacactatCTCTAACAAGACCATAcgtactccaacaaagccacacctcctaatagtaccactctctttgggggccattttctttctaaacactACACTGTCCTAGAAAAAACAGATATGACTGTTAATGTTACTATAGTGCCCATTTATATGTGAAAGATGGGATTCAAAGAGATTATATATTTGCCCTAATTATTCAACCAGTAAGAGTCAAATCCTGTTAATTCTGGtaataaattatattgactaCGTGGGCTACTTTAAGAatatactcccagcactcgggaggcagaggcaggtggatctctgggagttcgaagccagcctggtctacaagagctagttccgggacaggcatcaaagctacagagaaaccctgtctcgaaaaacaaaaaaaaaaaaaaaaaaaaaaaaaaaagaatatactgaGTTTTTAGAAATTTTTCTGGAACTATATAAAACCACTGATAAGGTGTGTATTGATGTCTTTTTTCCAGCCCTATCATGGCCCCTGTTTCAATATgtcatatttttatgtgtttatgtctttTCTACTAAGGTCTCAGAATCAAGTATAGCCCATCTTTACACCTCCAAGAGTCTAGCACAGGGCCTTTTCTACTCTCTTGATTCACGCCTTCCTTACATCTTCTGAATTTTCTCCCTTCCGTTTCAGATGCCCAGACTGAGTGAAAGTAAATTTAAAGCAATTATTCCTTCTTGTACATCGATTGTTCTGTTTTTCAACGTTATCTGTCAGTTCTCAGATGGTTTAAAGGAATCAAGAGTCAGAAACGGAAGTTCTAAGCCTAACCCAGCTTCTGACTGCCTGCCTGTGCCTAGCCTTAGACAGCTCACTTTCTCTGCCAGATGACGGAGTTGAATTTATCTCTTAAATCTCTCTCGGTTCTAATGACCTGCACTAAGTATGGCTTTGCTCTCTTCCTGGAGGGCTTGAGAACTGAATGACCAGTTCTACTACTTGTAAAACTTTAGTCATGTCAGGCCAATCTAAAGTCAAGATCTGAAAAATGTCCAAAAGAAACATTTCCAAGTCACGTATCTTGTGGGGATCTGGTATCCAGGATATATGACTCTTACAGTTCAAACAGTTAAAAGACAAATGACTCAATTTTGAAATGAGCACGGTCTGAGTAGACATTTCTCAAAGATGTTAAAGATTAGATGAAATGTTCATTATTGTTAATCATCAGGTAAATGCAAACCAAGATGACAATGAGGGGCAGGCCTGCTAGGACCGACTGATAATCCCAGATACCAGGAGGTTAAAAACAGGAAGATTGAAAATTCAATACCAGGCTGAGCAAtttagtaagaccttgtctcaaaattaaaagtaaaaataagtttagGACTATAGATCAGTAGaaaaatgcttgcctggcatgcttcagactctaggttcaatccccagtaaaacatgcatgcacacacaccccaaaaacaacaataacaaaataaaaacaacgaGATGCTGCATCATACTTACTAGAATATCTACATTCAAAAAGACAAATAGTattggggaggaagtgggaacacTGGAACCTTCATACATCATAGATATGAATGTAACCTGGTGTAGCTACTTTGGAGAAAACTTTTACAGTTTCTTAAAAAGTAAGCGTAGATTTACCTAATGATTCTGAAATTCTTTAGGTTTATACCCCTAAAATTGAAAATGTATGCTCACATAAAAACTGTACACAAATATTCATAgtaacattatttataaactcATAAATGGGGAAGCAACCCAAACGTTCATTAACTAATGAATGACTATGTATAGCCATAGAATGTAATATTATTATTCAACCCTAAACAAGTAATGGAGGGCATATTTGGAAACAAGGTTTAGGGGAACCACCCTATACTTAATACTCATTTTTTCGAAGAGCATAAAACTTTCCTAAAAAGAagctttttatatctttttactGGACTGGAGATATTGCTCGGTTGGTGGATTGCATGCTCCACATGCATGAAGCTTATAAGCTAGGTGTGATGGCATActgtgtaaccctagcactctggaggaggtgggaggattACTACTGTAAGGTCCCCCTTACTGCATATCAAGCTCAAAGGTagctaggctacatgagactcttttAGAAAAACAGTAGTAAAATGCTGATTCATGCTACAACATGGGTGAAATCTTGAAAATGTTGTGTGAGGAGGGAAATGAAGAAAGCCAAACACgtccacacaacacacatgcacaaaatattcAGTAATCCAACTATTTAAGGGCTCCATTTGCATAGGAATAGGAGAAAGTAGCTCACAGTGCTGAGAGCTGTGGAGAGGGAGATAGAGAATGACCACTGGCAAACCTTTCTGGGTAATGAAAATGTTCTGGCATTCTGTGGGGATCAGTGTACAACCTTGTAAACATTCTTAAACTGCTGAATTGGAGGctttaaaatactaaattttatGGCATGTTAATTAAAtctcaattttgttaaatatataagAAATGCAAACCATATAAACACATTTGgacattgttatttttttttttatttttgtttatttattttacaacccGACCTCTGTtttgcctctctcctcttctcccagttttTCCTCCCCCACTTCACCCCCTCTGTGCCCACCCCctaatccactcctccatttctgttcaggaaaaggcaggtctcccatggatatcaacaatacatggcttatcaagttgcagtaagactaagcacctgcattgtattaaggctgggtggggcaacccagtatgaggagtagggtcccaaaagctagtagaagagtcagagacagccctgttcccactgttaggagtcccacgagAGGACCAAGCTATGCAGCtgtcacatatgtgcagagggcctaggtcagtccattcgggctccctggttgtcagtccGGTCTCTATGAGcccctatgaacccaggttagttgatcctgtgtgttttcttgtggttttgttgttgttgctggttgctgggtttctttttttttttttttttttttttttaatttactgaatGTACCTAGTTCTGTCAGTTTAAAAGACTCTGGCTTACTTCTAATAGAAACTCAAATTACAAAATCACCAATATACAAAAGTGAGCTTTCATATTCCAGATTCATCTTTCTTAAATAACATCCTGAAATTGTTTTCTACCGTGTGCTTGaagttattttcatcattttaaaaagtgacctGTTAGCCAGGCctggttgtgcacgcctttaatcccagcagaggcaggcggatctcggtgagttctaggtcagcctggtctacagagtgagttccaggacagtcagacctattacacagagaaaccctgtctcgaaaataataataataacaaaaataaaaggtaagcTTTATTATGagtttttaagtgtatttttttctttgtattttcagacTCCTGGACCCAAAAAAGATGTTTCCAGCCATGCTGTTTTGCCTGTCAGAACTACAAGACCCATCAACATTAAACTCCAGACTAAACCAGCCAGTATCACAGGGTCCCAGAAGCCAGAGTTGGAGCCACGAAAACTTGCAGACAAAGGGCTCACTTCAAGATGTTTTTCTTCTAACTCAGACTGCAAACAGTCCAGCAAGAGTCAGCACAGGGCTCCGTCATCTACTACAGGACTGCCAAGCAAACCCAGGCGGTCCCCTGGGACCCAGGATTTGGAACCCAAAAAGCAGCAGCTAGCACATCAAGGAACTGCTGATTGCACCAATCCTGCAGCTAGGACCAGCGTCAAAAACCAGTCTTTGAAGGGCTTTCGGGATGAGATGAACAAAGAGAACTTACTAGAACCTGGGAAGCCAGATCCCAACTTATGCCCCAGAAGTAAGCCAAACACTGGCTCCTATAATCAATCCCGGAAAAGCCTGGCTCCTAAACAGATCTTGAGTAAAAGTTCGGTTAACCATACCATTCTGAAAGACAGAGCTAACAAACAGGTTGTTAGAAACACGCAAGTCAAAGCTCACCCAGTGAAGTCACAGCACCTCTCCACAGATGCAGATTCTGCACAACCTAGAGAAAAAGCCCCACggacagttccccctcccttcatTCCAGCCCATAATAAGACTCAGACATCAAAGAAACCCGTGGTCAAGGACCCACCGGACGTAAAGGTTAGCAGGATTAAATGTGGAAGACCAAATGAAACTACAACACAGCCACACCCTGCTACCGAACGGAAAGTAAAGCATACTAAACCTGGTTCCCACCCCAGCTTGCTTCAGGGAGGACAGAACAACAGACAGCCTCCCATCAAGCAGGATCAAAAAGCTGTGCAGCCTTGTCTTGGACCCCGGACATCATGCATTCTGCAGAAGTCAAGAGCCATAAGCCAGAGGCCTAATTTGACAGCTGGCAACTTTAATTCGGTCACTCTAAGCACCCCTAGCATAGGAGCAAATAAAACCCATAACCACAAATGCAATAGCATCTTTCAACAAAAAGCACAGACTCTGGACTTCAAGCTCAAAAAGGTTCTTCCCCAGAGCCAGTTTCTGAACAAGACTGCTCCCAAAACTCAAGCTGGTATGTCAGCCGCAAGTAGGAGAGGAGCCCCGAGCGCCAGCCACATTCGTCCACGTGTCAAAGAGACGCAAGGGGAGGACCGGAGGTACTTTGCTTTAATTCCGAGATACTGCAATTTAAGATTATTAGGCAAACTGATGATGATTGGGGTTAGGACTGTGGCTTAGTGATAAAGTACTtgcctaaattcaatccccagtaccaacAGACACATTTTTATACATGCCCACACACTTGGTTGAGCAATAGCTCCTAAGTGATGTCTAGCTAGAGCCTGAAAGATAGGAAGCTATAATAAATATCAACACTTAATAAAACTAGGTGGCCTACAAATGTTCTATAAATCATTCTCTATGTTGTCTGTAAAGCTGTTTTGTTAAGATGGAAGTGGAACAGATTAGATGAGAGGATATAGGAGGGCCAGTATAGATTAGTCACCCCAGAAAGTTCCTGCAACAGATCAGGACAGGCTGAATGTAGCCAGAGTAGGGGAAGGTAAATGGAACCCGGAGGGGAGCCCCGGTCAGAGGCAGTACGCAAGGGTTAGAAATTTGGTTCCCGGGATTGCTGGGGCTATGTGTCATACATGGTATTGAGGTGAGCCAATGGATTTTGTCCTCTTTCTGCCCAAGACCAGTCACACTCCAGAGTGCAAATGAGCCTCCTTTGAGTGCACTTGTGTATACCTGGGTGGACTAGAACCTGGGCTCCTGACAAGGGTGAAAGACGTGTAAAACTAgatggaggagtgggaggaggattTGGTTTCGGAACAGAGCCTTCTGCCCTCTTACAAAGAAATAACTTAATGTTTGGTGCTGTGGGTGAGAGGGCAGGGCCAGGGCAGCTGACTGAATGGAGTTCAGGGGAAGTGCGTCCATCAGTGCTGTCTCAGGTGAGACCTGAGAGTGATGAGTGACAGGTTGGTGTCACTTATTTGCTGTATTGACAGCGTGTGGCATGCTGAAAGTGCTCACAAAAGGAATAAATAGATTCTGTGGAAGTAGGTCCTTCCTCTCGTGATGTGTGTTCCCCATTGCTGGCATTGTGCCAGGCTCATATGGAGAAGGAAGATCGCCACTTGCCTCCACCCTTAGAGAGCTTATAGTTTGGAGTATATCCGGAAAGTTTAGAGAAGTTAATCGTGGCATTGAAGGAGTGCGGGAAATTTTCTTCACTATGATTAGAAGGAGACCGTGGAGATAGGGAGGGTGCTAGGGACTGGAGGACAAAGACTGTGTGCCTGCCTCAGTGGAACAGTCCTGGCTGCACTAAGCACTGTGCAGACTGTGAGACCGCTTATCTTCTAGATAGAATCAGAGGAAAATGACCGTGACtttgatttatttataattattgaaTTCTGTAAAGGGTGAAACTATAAAGACCAAAAACAGATCAGTGACTCTCAGGACTGGAGACTTGAGGTGAGCTTGGCTCTCTGAATTATATCTTGATCATAAGTACAGTCGAGTGGTCTTGTGTGTTCGCACCCATAAAATCACATTCTTGAAAATGGTGAGTTTTACTGTGCTGTCATTGACAGcttgtgtgtgccaggcactgtgctaggCGCCGGACATCCACTTTTGCCTTCATAGAGCTTGTGTCCTAGTGGAGGAGACAGAATAGGAACACACTGGTTAAATAAGACAGGATAATTGTAGATCATTTCTCTTTAAGCAAGGATCATTTGAACAGAGGACCCTGAGGCAGGAATGAGCCTGGATCAGAAAACTGAGAGACTGCCAGAGCTGCCAGAGGGTAGCAAGGGAGAAGCTGTGATGTGGACTTGGAAAGGGTGGCAGGACAGCCATAGAAAACACGGGAATTTTATTTCAAGAGCAATGGGACGCTGACACAGCCTACTTTATATTGTACTGATGCAGGGGCAGAGAGCAGCATGGTGGTCATGGGGACAGAACCAGTACTAAATCTGTACAGTGATGAGTCAGGCATAAGAAAAAGCAACTACTCAAAGACATCTGAGTTTAGGGCCTACTGTTCATCAAAATAAGGGGAACCAGGAAGGGATTTGGAGGTAACTGTCAACAGCCTAGTTTGGGCAGCTTTGAGCTGAAATGCCTGCTAGACAATAAAAGATACCAATGAGGCAGTGGATTTAACATGGTTTGGGGCTCCATGGAGTGACCTGAAATCTGAAATGGCATTTTCTGATCACTGATGCACAGCTGTGACGTGACAAAACTAGAGTACCTACATCTTACCTACATCCAGACACTTGGTACCCACAGCCCTCCAAAATAGCAGACTGTCTGCGTAGAATAGGGGTGGAAGACCGTGAGGAGAGGCGGACAGCCAGCTCCGGGGCTCGGCACTGTCAGACACCAACAACTTACGGAGAAGAGAACCTAGGGTTATTGATTAatgaagacagggtctcgtgtGTAGTCAGAACACTAAGGGGCTGGGGTCAAATGGGTTGCTATGAACACCAAGACCCTGTGGAAGAAAGAATGCAGGTTTGGTGGGTCAAGGTGGCCAGAAGCTTTGGGTAGCAGAAATGGAGTACTGGGGTGTCTTAAGGGCAGGTGATATCCAAGGAAGCACACAAGGAAATGAAGACTTAGAGGGAAATAATGAAACATAATTAGAATACAGGTATCCAAAACTGAAGAGCCAGTCAGCcctctgcaatcccagcagtTCTAAGTGACGTGGTCAGCCCAGCATGCCCATTGCCCCTTGTAGACCGTTCTTCATTCTGTCCTCCTGACCTTGTCTACACTGGAAGGTTTAGTTATGCCCAGTCTCTGCCTGTCGTCTATTTTAGAAACAGacgaggaaggaaagagggaaagaactAACCCCCTCCCATCACGTTACAGGAAACAACTGGAAGAATGGCAGAAATCTAAAGGGAAAACCTATAAACGCCCTCCCATGAAATTCAAAGCGAAGAGAAAAGTCATAGAGGAAATGAACATCTCATTCTGGAAGAGCatggagagggaagcagaggaggaggaagaaaagaaagcccaGCTGGAGCTGTCCAGTAAGATTAACAATACTCTGACAGAATGTCTGAGGCTCATTGAAGAGGTGAGTGAGAGGCCGGAGCGGCAGAACTCTGGCCTGCAGTCAGCCCTGGTGTTTAAAGGTTTCCTTACAGAGCGGAGGAAACAGCCTGCACCTCGGCAGACCCAGCCGCCCTTTCAAATACAGAATAATAGTGATGAGAGCGGCAGTAATGCTGGCGAAATGCACTTACGTGGCAGCTCAGAGATGCTAGGAAACTGAGACCATTTAACTCCCGAGAGAACTTTCTCCAGGTGGCAAGGTCCAAAGAGTAAACAACGTTTCAATGGATTGAAATCTAAGTCAACgtgcaaggctttttttttttttttttttttttttccaaattggaATTTCCTAAATAGTTCTGGTTGGGGACtggtttaagttttatttatttttattttatgcatgtggatGCTGTATGTATAGCTGCATCCTGTTCATGCAGTGCCCATGATgcagagggcatcaaatcccctgtaACTGAAATTACAAATGGTTGCCAGCCACCGTCTGGGTGCTgcgaaccaaaccctggtcctctggaagaacggctagagctctaaccactgagccgtctctccagcccctaagtatTTTTGGTGGCTAGAAATGGTATTTGAATTGTGTGGTAGAGTCTACAGATCAGGGTAAAGTGGATGGTAGACAAAGGGTCAGAGACTTGAGCAATTGCCTTAATGAAAATGCATTAATAAAAATTGATCCACTTAACCTCTGGGCAGAGAGTGAGAAAGTAAAAGTCAGTGTGTTCTGGTCCTGCTGGACTTGGGAAAGGGCAGGGGACCTTGTTCTAATTCTTCTCAGTGCAGACAATGTTAGCTGTTTCTCCTTTGTGGGATGGAACTGCAGAGCTCTGTATCCGAgttgctttcttgttttcattttaaaaatacatggatACATTCTTTGGGGTGTGGGGGAGGTGCGCTTCTGAGTGCACtggtgtgaaggccagaggacaaccccaggtcattcctcaggcactgtCTTTCAGGTTTTGGGGGTAGgaattg
Proteins encoded in this window:
- the Ckap2l gene encoding cytoskeleton-associated protein 2-like, with protein sequence MVGPGPAVSAAAEERWRKLQEYLAAKGKLKDPNTKPYLKAKNICPKPPSSKYTPGPKKDVSSHAVLPVRTTRPINIKLQTKPASITGSQKPELEPRKLADKGLTSRCFSSNSDCKQSSKSQHRAPSSTTGLPSKPRRSPGTQDLEPKKQQLAHQGTADCTNPAARTSVKNQSLKGFRDEMNKENLLEPGKPDPNLCPRSKPNTGSYNQSRKSLAPKQILSKSSVNHTILKDRANKQVVRNTQVKAHPVKSQHLSTDADSAQPREKAPRTVPPPFIPAHNKTQTSKKPVVKDPPDVKVSRIKCGRPNETTTQPHPATERKVKHTKPGSHPSLLQGGQNNRQPPIKQDQKAVQPCLGPRTSCILQKSRAISQRPNLTAGNFNSVTLSTPSIGANKTHNHKCNSIFQQKAQTLDFKLKKVLPQSQFLNKTAPKTQAGMSAASRRGAPSASHIRPRVKETQGEDRRKQLEEWQKSKGKTYKRPPMKFKAKRKVIEEMNISFWKSMEREAEEEEEKKAQLELSSKINNTLTECLRLIEEGVFPNEIFTILSSIPEAEKFSKFWVCKAKLLASKGPFDATGLYEEAIKHGAAPTQELREVLSSLQDSSRSTEEVTSDSLAAGTNVTSVDEPAKKEECGQTCLSLTEGERVTTAPPITAGERATTAPPITMAEWDGPGIKLQIAAVPKMCGMPEMQDMKLITPVRRSARIERAVTRYPEMLQDHDVVVASLNELLEVDKTEYFVFRENEALPVTLGFEILES